The Candidatus Methylomirabilota bacterium genome segment AGGGATGCCGGCGGATCCGCGTCTCAACTGCCTGAAGTTCCTGCCGTGTCTCTTCCACGAGGTGACCGGCGTCCACCATGACGGTGCCTCCTTCACGTCGTCGGGTCTTTGTGTCTCTCGGCCGGTTGCGTTGCATCGACCGCCTCGAAGGTGGCGTAAAGCTCCTCTTGAAGTTTGTGCACCGCGGCGGCGTGGGCTGACTCCACCTGGGTCATCTGTCGGCTGGTGCCCAGTGTCTGCAGCATCATGGAGAAAAAGGCGATGACCCCCAAGCCGATCCCGACCGTCGTCGCGTAAGGGAGGCCTGTCCCCCGCTCCACCAGGTAGCCCAGACCCCCTCCGACTAAAACGGTGGTGGCCGACATCCCGAGGTAGCGCGCAAGACGCCTTGGGGAACCCATCGCGGCGTCGTAGGCGCGGTAGCTTTGGAGCAGATGGCTGTACCTTGGGACAATCTGAAGAGATGCCTCCCGTTTCTCCCGTAACAGGGCGGTCTCTCGCTGCCGCTCTCTGACCTCCTGTTGGAGTGCCGCGGGAAGCTCCTTTATCTCTTCGGGCGACGGGAGGTCAATCAGACAGCTGCTAATCCGCCGGGCGAAGGCCTCCTGGAGGGCTGAGGTTGCCTCTGCGTCCCCTCCCTTGGCAAAGCCCGCCTCCAGGGATCGAAACGCGAGTGCAACCAGCTCCCGATTGTCTGCTCGTGGGGTGTCCACTTTTTGACTATAGCCCGGGATAGATAAAAACCCAAGCCTTGCCTTGGTACTTCCCTTGGCGTATGGTCAAAGTGAGGCGGCTTCGTCGAGGTCTTGACATTGTGCGAGAGGGACAGAGGTCAGACCAACCCGATCCGGCTATCGCGCGCATTCGAGGGATCCATCAGATCTCGGATATCGGCTTTCGGCGGAGCATGGAAGATCGGCATGTCTTGGAGGTCCGCCCCACCATTGGGCTCTTCGGCGGTATCTACGATGGCCATGGGGGAGTGGAAGCGGCCGAGATCGTGGCGGCTTCGCTGCATGAGGCTTTCTTCCGGGCCCATGACGCCGGGCTTTCGCCGTCTCAGGCGTTCCGGCAGGCCTACCACGTGGTGGAGCAGAAGCTTCAAGGGATCGACAGTGGGGCCACCGCGGTCACGATCTTCCTGCACAGCGATGAGCTGACTTTCGCCCACGTGGGAGATGGCGGGATTCTTCTGGTGGCTGGAGGGCCGATCCGCTTAACCCAACCGCATCGGGTGGAGGATCCGCTGGAGCGGTCGCGGATCATTGGGGCCGGAGGGGATATCGAGGGTGGGTATGTCGTCCGGGGTCACCGGGGGCTCATGCCGACGCGCAGCTTCGGCGATGCGTACTTTCGTCCAGTCGGAGTGATGGCTGAGCCGACGGTGGGAGAGCGGCGACTCGGTGCAGAAGATCGGTATCTGGTCGTTGCCTGTGATGGCCTCTTCGATGTCCTCGGGGCGGGGGAGATTGCGCAAACACTCGTGCAGAGCGCCGGGGCGCGGGAGGGGGGGGAATCCCTT includes the following:
- a CDS encoding AtpZ/AtpI family protein, whose amino-acid sequence is MDTPRADNRELVALAFRSLEAGFAKGGDAEATSALQEAFARRISSCLIDLPSPEEIKELPAALQQEVRERQRETALLREKREASLQIVPRYSHLLQSYRAYDAAMGSPRRLARYLGMSATTVLVGGGLGYLVERGTGLPYATTVGIGLGVIAFFSMMLQTLGTSRQMTQVESAHAAAVHKLQEELYATFEAVDATQPAERHKDPTT
- a CDS encoding PP2C family protein-serine/threonine phosphatase, encoding MVKVRRLRRGLDIVREGQRSDQPDPAIARIRGIHQISDIGFRRSMEDRHVLEVRPTIGLFGGIYDGHGGVEAAEIVAASLHEAFFRAHDAGLSPSQAFRQAYHVVEQKLQGIDSGATAVTIFLHSDELTFAHVGDGGILLVAGGPIRLTQPHRVEDPLERSRIIGAGGDIEGGYVVRGHRGLMPTRSFGDAYFRPVGVMAEPTVGERRLGAEDRYLVVACDGLFDVLGAGEIAQTLVQSAGAREGGESLRDEVLGRGGTDNLTIVVVEFGTE